AAGGAGAATGAGATGATTCTCTATGCTGCCTATCCACCAGGGAATTTGGGCAAATTGAGCAGGATACTGGGTATAGAAGACTCTGTTAATCATAAAGCTGCCGTCACatatttggtaaaaaaaaaaaaaaaaaaggtaacgtGAACGTACAAGGGTGGTTATTGTGGTGTTCTTTGTGAAAAATTGGAGTCATGCTAGCTGTCTCTCAATAGTAGactgattagagaaatgcgaatttATTCTGATTAATAGATTACTATGGAGCGATTATAATGAACTTGGCCTGTCTATACTGAGGGGAAAGATGTCCAACATGTAATGTTATATGTAGAAATTAGTTGCAGAAGCGTTTAAATggtatactctttttttttttttttttttaacaaataacatTAGTATATGCACTAAGAAAAAGCAGTGGAAATAGGCACCAAAGTTTAACTGTCTTCATCTCTGGGGAAGTTGGTGTTGAAAGTGGGGCATATATCCCCTAGGGGAGAGGTCAAGATAATGCTACAGTTTAGGGTGTGGGAGAAAATTATTagaacttttaaatgtatttccttttttttttttttttttttttgagacagaatcttgctctgtcacccaggctgaagtccagtggtgcgatctcagctcattgcaacctccacctcctgggttcaagtgattctcctgcctcagcctcctgagtagctaagactacaggcatgtgccaccatacctggcctaatttttttgtatttttagttgagatggggtttcaccatattagccaggatggtctcagtctcctgacctcgtgatctgcccgcttcagcctcccaaagtgctagattacgggtgtgagccaccgtgcccagcctaatgtgtttctttttatctcaTTGTTTTTAGGTTTCTGTTTTTGAGAGTACACATTTTATAACACATAATTTTACAGAgtagcacacacttgtaatttataaatatatgtttattagcGTATACATGCAAACTTGTTTTACTAATGGGCTGTGTGATTACAGTAGTTTGGAGACCATTGCTTTAGGTGACAGAATTTCAGGAGCATGTGTTACTTCTATAACCAGAAATGcctagtttttaaagaaaaaattacaaaactttaactttttttatttttaattttttggatacattataggtgtatatatttatggagtacatgagctattttgatacaggcatgcagtgtaCCCCATCAGGATAAATGGGGtaccatcacctcaaacattcgtcatttctttgtgttatgaaCACTCCAATTGTACTCccttattctaaaatgtacagCAAATGATTGTTGAGTGTAGTCCCTGTTGTGCTATCacatactagatcttattcattatatttaactttttttgagacagagtctcactcttgttgcccaggctggaatgccatggtgcaatctcggctcaccacaacctctgccgagttcaagcgattttcctgcctcagcctcccaagtagctaagattacagacatgtgccatcatgtcctgctaattttttatttttagtagagacagggcttctccatgttggtcaggctggtctcgaactcccgacctcaggtggtcagcccacctcggcctcccaaagtgctgggattacaggcgtgagccaccacgcctggtgtatttaactatatttttgtacccatcaaCCATCCTCATTCTTTACCCtacctgccccccacccccactatccttcccagcctctgataataATCCTACTATCTTCAtgtgttcaattgttttaatttttagcttccacaaatgagtgagaacatggaaagtttgtctttctgtgcctggcttatttcacataacatcATGTCCTCTAGTtcccatccatgttgctgcaaatgacaggatcttgttcttttttgtggctgaatagtagtcctttgtgtatatgtgccacattttctttatccattgtgTGTTGATGGACAACTCAATTCCAaatccttgctattgtgaatattgctgcagtaAACAGAGGACTACAGATATCTATTCAAGATACTGATTTCTGTTCTCTAGGGTACAAACCCAGCAGTCGCACTGCTGGGTCctatggtatttctgttttatttttttgaggaacctccatactgttctttaGTGAccgtactaatttacattcccaccaacagtgtatgagagttaccttttctctacatcttcaccagcatttgttattgcctgtcttggataaaagccattttaactggggtgagttGATAGCttgttatagttttaatttgcttgcctctgatgatcagtgatgttgaacagcttcccatatgcctgtttgccttttgtatatcttcttttgagaaatatctattcagatcttttaccatttttaaattggattatttgatttttttcctatagttgtttgagctccttatatattctggttattctatgcatagtttgcaaatattttctcccattctgtgggttgtctctttactttgttgattgttgcttttgctgtgcagaagctttttaacttgataggATATCCCATTTGTGCATTTTTGCTTTGGTAGCCTGTGCTTGCCGGaaattaagaaatctttgcccagacccatgtcctggagagtttccccagtgTGTAGCAGTTTCATAGTCTGAGgacttagatttaagtttttaatccattttgatctggtttttgtatatggcaagagataggggtctagtttcattcttttgcttgtggatatccagttttcccagcacctttTATTGAGGAGACTATCTTTTCCCAGTGTgtgttcttgacacctttgttgaaaatgagttcacagtagatgtatggatttatttctggtttctgtattctgttccgCTGGTCTGCATGTCTGTTTTTAGgccggtaccatgctgttttggttactgtagctctgtagtgtaatttgaagtaatgtgattcctccagttttgttcttcttgctcgGGATGGCTTTGactattctggatcttttgtggtttcatataaattttaggattttttttctctatttctgtgaagaatgtcactgatattttgatagagattgtatTGAAGgtgtagattgctttaggtattatagacattttaacactgttgattcttctaatccaggAACATGGAATATCatctcatttttttgtgtgtcctcttcaatttcttgtgTCCATGTTTCATAGTTtccattgtagagatctttcacttcttgtTAAGTatgttccttggtattttattttattttatttgtagctgttATAATTGGGAtggctttcttgatttctttttcagattgttcattgttggcatgtagaaatgctactgatttgtatgctgattttgtaccctgcaactttactaaatttgtttctaatagttttttgatgGAGGCTTTAggcttttccaaatataagatgaggctgggcacagaagctcatgcctgtaatcccagcactttgggaggccaaggtgggcagatcactcgaggtcaggagttcaagaccagcctggccaatatggtaaaaccccatctctactaaaaatatacaaattagccagatgtggtagcacatccttgtagtcccagctactcaggaggctgaggcaggagaatcgcttgaacccaggaggcagaggttgcagggaactgagattgagccactgcactccagtctgggcaacaaagtaagaccctgtcaaaaaaaaaaaacaaaaacaaaagacaaatataagatcatatcatcctAAAGCAAGGATAATTTAACTTCTTGCTTTCCAATTTGAATTCCTTTTGTTGCTTTCACTTGTCTGATTGCTAAAGCTGGGACTTCCCAGAAATACCTATTAAAATGGTATGAGAAGACAGAGACATAGACTGCTGTCCAAGTAATTTTCTTCCCAAACCCAGAGTAATAAGGACCTCCGTCTGCCTTCTGGgcttcttcatttcaaccatggCACCTTGGCTGAGAGAAAGACCCACCTTCTTCACTCTTCCCTTCCAGATGAAGCCAAGGAGGAGTTCCTGGATCTTCTTGATGTGTTGCTGCCACACGCCCAGACATACGTCCCCCGGCTGGTAAGGATGGAGGCGTTCCACCTCAGCCTGTCCCAGAGCGTGGTTCTGCGCCACCACTGGATCCTCCCCTTTGTGCAAGCTCTGAAAGCCCGCGTGGCCTCCTTCCAGAGGTGAGTGTTTCCCTCTGCCTCTCCGCTCCCTTTCCTCCATGGCCTCTCCTCTCCTGAGCTATTGCAGGCATTACCCCAGCAAGCAGGCCAGACCTAAAGATAGAACATGGCCCCTCTCCTGGGACTGCCTGCTGTACTTCTCatcctctgtgaccttgggcatgccGTGGCAGCTCGTGACACTCCTGATGCCTTATCTGCTCTGTAGGAAAAGCCAGCTGTTTCTCTGTAAACTCTCGCTCAGTATTTCCAGCACTTCTGTGACCAGATGTGCAGGGTTTTTTTCCACACCAGCAAATTATCCAACTCTCCAGACACCCACTGGAGAGTGGGTTACAATTTAACTCAGTTCTGACACTAATAACCCAGGGTTAGGGCAGACTTCATAGGCTaggggctcagtcccacaagactgctcTCCATGTCAGACATCATCTGCATTGTTGAGTTCTCAGGTAACCCCCAACATCCATCTCATTTCATTACAAATCAGAGGATCTATGGACCCCTCCTCAGATTTGATTATTTGCTAGAACAGCTCACAGAATTCAGGAAAATCATCCACTTACTAGGTTGCCagtttattacaaaggatataTTAAAGGATACAcatgaacagccagatgaagagacAGTTAGGGCAAGGTCTGGAAGGGTCCCCAGCATGGGAGCTTCTGACCCTGTGTTGGGGGTGCACCCCCGACCCAGCACATGGATACGTTCTTTTTCACCAAGGGAAGCTCCTCAAACTCTGTAGTTCTGAATTTTTCTGGAGGTTTCATcatgtaggcatgattgattgTTAACACAGTCTCTAGCTTCCCTCCCATCTCAGGAAGATGGGGGGTAGAGCTGAAAGTTCCCAGCTTCTAAACATGCCTTGCTCTTTCTGTGATCAGCCTCCATCCAGGAGCCCACCAAGAGTTGCCTGTTGGAACAAAAGACACCCCTGTACCCAGGAAATTCCAAAGGattaggagctctgtgtcagaAGCCAAGGGTCACAGACCAAACAATAGATAAAAAGATGCTCCTGGCACCCCCACTGCTTAGGAAATGACACAGGTTTTAGGATCTCTGTGTCAGAAACTAGAGGCTGAGACCAACACATATGTTACTGTTTCACAATGATAGGGCAAACAGGTCAGAGTGGTGGTGAGCCACCTCACTGGCGGCTTGGGAGGGTGAAAGGAGATCATGGGTGCCCTCAACACACCACTTTGGTGAACGTATAGAACCAGACCCCACTTCTGGTTTTGTCTGCCAGCCTGGAGCTTTTTTCCTCCTTACCTCTTGCATTATTTCATAACTCTTTTTCCTACCAGAAATGCATCTCCTGCTGGACGGATCCAGATCAAAACCCTGCTCTTTTACTGAGGCTCTCCCAGTTGGCATCTCCTGCAGAATCCCTCCATCCGCAGCTCATTCGGTCCTGTGGTTGTTGACCCTGGTGGTCATTTCACTCCCCTCATACGCAGTCATTCCTGTGTCCATCTTCCCTCCTGGAGCTCACATTCCTCTGTGGCTTCCCTCTGAATTACCCGCAGCTTGTTTGCAGGTGCTCTGCTCACTGTAGACATCAAATAGATGCTTGCTGAGTCATGGAGCAGGGACGAGGGAGCACAAAGAATATCTTTCTGGATCCTCTGCTCTTGGTACTAGAAGGAGCCTAAGAAGCCGCCCAGCTGGTGGTTTTCTGACTCTGCCTTTATCAGCAGAGCCTTTCTTCAAATGAGGTGTTGCACAAAAGCCTGGTGTGTGGCTGTGTAAGatggaaataaatagaaatcttCTAGCCAAAGCTGCACTCCCACAGGTCAGGAGGCCATAGGCCCAGGAATTCCATAGGATGTCACTGCCCAACTGGGAAACTGCTCAGTTAGTTGAACCCCTTCTGAGGCCCAGAGGAGAATTTGTCCCAGTCCAGTCACTCAGCCAGGGAATCAGGGCTGAAACTCGTCTCTCAACCTAGTCCAGCGCTCCCCACCTTCGGATTATCACTATCAAACTTATTGAGCCATATGTTTATTATCAGGACTCTTTTAACCACAGGTGCCAGAAACCCAACCCGAAGTGGcttaaaccaaaaagaaattcatAGGCTGGTATAACTAAAAGGTTCAGAGGTAGGACTGGCTCATGCATGAGTGGACCAGGGTGACAAGAAGGTGTCAGATGGCAGTGACAAAGGAAGCCACCACATCTCCGGGCTGATGGTGTACCAGCCTGGGAAGACAGTCCCCCTCTCTGACTGGCTTCAACACAAGTCACAGGAATGACTGACTGGTCTGACCTGCCTCCTGTGCTCTTTCTTTGGGAGTAAAGAGTTAACAGGCCTTTCCCCTTTCCACACAGAGTGCTTCCCTTATCCTGCGGAAGCTCTGTTCCCTGGATGAAGGAGTGCGGCTATGTTAGTGCTGATGACTGGCATGCTGCACCTGCGCCAGGAAGACGGCGTGAACTGTGCCCCTGCAGGGAAGCCACGGCCTGGGCTCCCCTGCATACAGTGGTTGCTTCACTGGTCACGAGTTCCTTGCTGGGACCTCTGAAAACTGCCCAAAGTCCATTGCAGGTTGGACTTTGTGGGATGTATATGTGGCTGGTTCCCTTGCTCGCTGGGAGACCAGAAAATGGCACCTGGACCCCTGGGCTAGTTCCCTCTGAGGAAAGGATCTGTCACTGCTCTGTGTCACGAGTGaagccaggccaggtgtggtctCTTCGAGTTCAATCATCTGGTTGAGGCGAAGGTGACCCCTGACTGTTCTGTGACTGAGGAGAGGCTAAGCTCTGCTTGGCCAGGCCTGGGCAACCTGCCTCTGGAGTAGGGGTAGAGAGCCATCCTGCATGACGAGGTGACCAGGACAAGGGGTGTTGGTTGGACGCAGACATCCAGTGTCCACTCCAGGATGTTTGTCAGACACCTTGCAGAACTATTCCTAAAAGCTGCGCTTATCCCAGCTCCTGGTGGTTCTGTGATCCCTTACATTTTCCCCAGAGGCAGAGAGTTGGCTGGCTGACTTTTGCCCTTGGACAGATCGTGAGGCTCTACCCAGCATGCTGGTATATTATGTTCCCTCAGATGGGGGTGAGACCCTTGGCCTGGGGGCTGTAAATGATCTGTTTCTGTGACGGGACCTTCCACGGTGAGGTTGTTAGTATCTCAGAGAACAACAGGCAGAAACCTGCCCAAGTCAAAGCACTTACCTGGCTGAGCCTGGCTCTTCCTATATTATTGATCTGAGGCGTGGGGGGGGGGGCATCTGTCTCATTTTCACACCAACAGAGACCCACTTCCCCTCACCAAAGGGTCATAGGTGACAGCAAGGACTCTGGAAACAGGCAGACTgaggttcaaattctggctcagCAGATTCACCTTCACCTCTGTTTCTTTGTCTATAAGATGCTCAGAGTTGTGTGAGGATTCAAGAAGCAGATGTGTGCAGAGGCTTGAGCTCAGCGCTGACACACAAGGAAATGGTCTCATGATTGCTTAGATGAAATTGGagttgtctatttttttaaaaaaactgcaaGAAATGAATCGGCCTTTAAGTGGTTTATTATCACCTACTTGATCAATAAGGCTTTCTCAGTTCCCATCAGCAAAGTTGAGATAGTCTCAAACTGTTTATCAAGATGAATGGCTATTAACAAAGTAAGATTTTTACTAGCACCTGGGTGACGCTGTGTGTTTCATGGATGGGTGATTTCAAGGTCTTGTCCAGCTCTAATATTTTAGGGTTCAGGATACCACCTGCATAATGGGGTGATAATATTAAGTGTAAAATGAGTTCACtatattttcaaagtgctggtTTTTTTAACATAAGCtacttttttctgaaatattttcttctaaatttcagATTCTTCTTTACTGCCAACCAGGTAAAGATTTACACCAATCAAGAGAAAACCAGGTGGGTCCTCCCAACCCCTAGTCACTATTAGAGGAAGATTCTTTGGTGCAAAAATCGAGGGCTTTGCCTCTGGACTTGTTTGTCCCCATTTTTGTTTGCCTTTAACCAACTGACTACAAAGGCAGCTATCCCCAAATCTGAACctttcattaagaaaaataacagggggaggccaggtgcagtagcacacacctataattccagcattttgggaggctgaggcaggtgaatagattgagctcaggagttccagaccagcctgggcaacatggccaaaccctgtctctatgaaaaatataaaaattagttaagcatggtggtgtgtgcctatagttctagctacttgggaggctgagatgggaggatcgcttgagccctagAGGTCAaggttaaagtgagccaagattgtgccactgtactccagcctgggcaacagagtgagacactgtctgaaaaaaataataataataataataactggggGAGCCACGTGAGGGGTGGTGCATAGAGACTGAGAGAAGCATCTTGGTTTAGTGAAAACCTGTGAAAGTCAGAAACCTGTTCCTGCCCCAGCTCCATCCCAGTTGTGGCATTTGGCCCATGTCTTCATCTCTGTGACCTTCATTTTCACACTGGCACACTCCTCCCCTTTCACGCCAGCACACACCTCCCAGCATCCATTGTTGGGCAGTTGTGAGGCTCAAATGAGCCCCAAGGCctttgaaaagttaaaagtaTTAAAGTGTTAGATGAACATTAGAAGAAATTATTATCCCAGCTTCAAAGCGAGCCTCCCTGTCTGATCCACTCACTGGGCCACTTTCTCTGAGCACTTCTGAAAGGGGCCTCATTTACTCGTTCATTTAGTCCGCGCTGCACAAGTTCGTTAAGCACCCACTTGTGCCAGGCATTTGCCGTATGCTAAGGATTCAGCAGTGAAGAGGCAGACACAGTTCCTGCTCTTTTCCATCTCATATTCAGAGGGGAGAGAGATAGTAAGTAATGAGAGTGTTTGTTAATAACTGTGGTGTGATACAGTGGTCGGGAGCGGGTAGTCCAGGAGGGCACCAGGGAGATGGCATTTGATGGTGACCTGAGGATGAGAAGCCAGCCTTGGGAAGAGCTGTTCCAAGATCTTCAAGTGGAGGACAGCAAACTAAGTGACTCTGAAGCAGGGAAGAGTTCAGCCTGTTTAGGAGACCAGTGAGGTGGAACCCAGAGAGCATGCAGGAGAAGGATAGGAGATGAGATGGGCAGGGTTGGCCCATGCAGGGTCTGCAAGGTCAAGTAAGGAGTTTGAATTTTCAGCATCATGGAAGCCATTGGAGGGATGTGAACAGCGGAGAGGTATAATCTGATCTGTACCTTGGGACAGCAGTCTGACTAGATGGTGTGTCTGTGACTGTGGAGTCTCAGGACAAGACAGAAGGGAGCAAGGGTGGATGCAGGGAGACCAGAAAGGAGCCAGGTGTCATTGTCCAGGTGAGGGACCACTGCGGCCTAGATTAGGGTGATGGCCGTGCAAGACCAAGAGGTGGACACGTTGGAGATACACTGGAGGCAGAAGTGGCCGAATTACCAATGGGTTGGGTTTATGTGAAGGAAGAAAGCGAACATCGATTCCTGGGTTTAAAGCTAGAACAGCTGGCCCCATTTTCTGTGATAGGAGACACCGGTGGGATAAAAATCAAAAGTTCTGCTTTGTACctgtttggttttgttgcctGTCAGACACCTAGGTGGAAATGTCACAGACACAACTGGGTGTTCAGGACAGGAACCAGCTGGAGATAGAAATGTACACAGTGTTGGCCTGTATGAGAAAGCGGGTCTGGGTGAGATCAGCCTCCTGGAGAGAGCAGATGGAGAAGAGCCAGTGAGAACTGCAGAGCTCCGTCTCTCCTTCACCACagagaggctggagaggagagagggtgGTAGAGGACACTGAACCGGGAGGCAGGAGGTAAGATTAAACCAGGACTGTGCAGCATGTGGTGTCTTGGGAGCCAAGAGAGAACAGGGTTTCAAGGAGGGAAGTCCGCTGTGTGAGATACTGCTGAGCGGGTAAGAGGCAGACAGCGAAGTGTCCCTTGGATTTGGTAACATGGAGGTTGTTGGCAACTTTGACAAGAGCCCTTCCAGCAAAGTGCATTGAAGGTGGGAGGTGAGAAAGAGATAGTGATGGTGGACAAATCATCTTTTTGAGAAGTTTTACTGAGAATGGGATGGACACTGCTGAAGACGTGGCTTCAGGGGAGAGTTTCTAAAGATGAGAGAGAGTCTGAGTGCTTATGGGAGGGGTAGCAGATGCCAGAGAGCAAAGTCCTTGAGAAGAGATCTCTTTGAGGACAGGAGTCGTTTGCAATTGGAAGAGTGATGGAGAATGGGGGTGCAGAAGCTTCTGGGTTTGTGACTTGGCAGTGGTGGGTGAAGGCATTCCTGTATGGGTTATTAGatgcaggggagggaggaaagatgtGTGTAGAACTGGGAAAGGAAGGTTTACAGACAGAGAATCTGAGGACTGAGAGAGCTGGTTCACAGAGCAGGAAAACCAGCGTTCCAGGGAGACAGGGTGAGGCCCAGGGCCCAGGCCTCTTGGCTGGCCTTCTGCCTGCCACCTCTTTGGCTGCACGGATGGCAGGTGTTCTCAGAGGCTGCATCTCATGCCTGTGTTGTCTTCCTCTCCCCAGGACCTTTATTGGGCTCGAGGTCACTTCAGGGCATGCCCAGTTCCTGGACCTGGTTTCAGAGGTGGACAGAGTCATGGAGGAATTCGACCTTACCACTTTCTACCAGGTAATGAATGGGGCTGCTGCTTCTCCAATGACCCATCTCTAACGAGAATAAAACCATCTTTAACCAAAGACCCTGCAGAACCTCCCTCCCGTGTGAGTGCTACAAACGCCAGTCTTCAGAGGGCGCACACCCTGGGAGGCCAGGGCTTTGAGGGGTAGTCGGATGCGGCCCACCCAAAGTCCAACATTTCTTAGAAATCTTGCTGTATGTCTTAAATATGCCTGAGATCTGTACCTTCTGCTTCATAATGTACCCatgttgtttttacatttttaaagtagatgTCCCTAAGATTTTTTGGTCAAATTGACACTCAGAGAAGAGCTATAGCTTTACACACCTTCCTGCGCCTTGCCCAGGCCCTCCAGGGGCACTTGGACTCTGAGTCGACTATCGGGGTTTTAAAGGGCCATTAGTGTTATTTGATAGATGTTTTTAACCCGTGCTGAGGTGAATAAGTATGAATTTGAATGGAGACATGTATTGTTTCTTCAAAACTTGGGACTTTTGGGGTTTTGCTCATGTCATCTGAAAAGTATGGTGTATACTGGAATGTCCTAGATCAGAACAGAGTCAGAGCCTGGGTTTTCTTTCATGTCACAGATGTAATGACTCTCTATGACACTTCAAGGAAAGCCTCTGTGAATAGGAGTGTCTTAGCtcaggctgtcataacaaaataccattgaTTGAGTGGcctaaataacagaaatttatttttgcacagttctggaggctagaagtccaagatcaaggtgacaGCATAGTtggtgtctttctttttctttttctttttttttgagatggagtctcactctgtctccaccgaggctggagtgcagtggcgcaatctcggctcactgcaacctccacctcacatgttcaagtgattctcctgcctcaccctcctgagtagctgggactacaggtgtgtgacaccatgcccagctaatttttatatttttagtagagacagggtttcaccatgttagccagactggtctcaaactcctgacctcaggtgatccgcctgccttggccttcaaaagtgccaggattacaggcgtgagccaccatgcccagccgagtgtggttggtttctggtgagggttcttcctggcttgtagatggctacCCTCTAgccatgtcctcacatggtggggCAGGAGTGGGGCTGCAGGAAGAGAGACTAGTGCCCAAGCTCTCTGTGGTTAAAGGGCACTAATCACATCATGAGGGtcctaccctcatgacctcatctaaccctAATTACCCCTCAAAGGCCCCActttacatattattatattgGGGGTTAGGGCTACATGAATTTGGGGGAGGGGGCACG
The Callithrix jacchus isolate 240 chromosome 20, calJac240_pri, whole genome shotgun sequence genome window above contains:
- the USB1 gene encoding U6 snRNA phosphodiesterase 1 isoform X3; translation: MFPGTEEGPEDDSAKHGGRVRTFPHERGNWATHVYIPYEAKEEFLDLLDVLLPHAQTYVPRLVRMEAFHLSLSQSVVLRHHWILPFVQALKARVASFQRFFFTANQVKIYTNQEKTRTFIGLEVTSGHAQFLDLVSEVDRVMEEFDLTTFYQDPSFHLSLAWCVGDARLQLEGQCLQELQAIVDGFEDAEVLLRMHTEQVRCKSGNKFFSMPLK